Part of the Triticum aestivum cultivar Chinese Spring chromosome 4D, IWGSC CS RefSeq v2.1, whole genome shotgun sequence genome is shown below.
CAGTGTAGTTAAAGTTTCATTATTACCCTTAAAAAATTCGTTGTAGTTTATCTGACTGTGGTAAGAGCAACTCTTATGTATTTATTACCATTTCTTGTTAACTTTTAGAAATCATCAGGCTTCCTACTTTCTAAAGCTTACAATGCTTGGTTTTGTAGGTTGTCATTTGTAAATAGATGGTTAATTCTTATGGGGTATATGTGCAGGATAATTCTGTGACTGATGATGATTCAAGAGAAGAAAAAGAGGACACACAATTGGAAAAACTTTCTGTTAATATGGCTACTGAAAGTAATTTTGTTGAAGGTTTTGATCTTCATTTGTAGTTTTCTTATTTTAAATGTACTTTCCGTGCCAAAGATTGTGACAGTGATTTCCTTTCCAGGCAATGGAAACAATCAGGAACAGATGCTGGTTGAGATGTATCCTGATCAGGACAAACCATGTTCCCTCAAACATGTTTTGGATACCGCAGATGTTAATCATGAAAACCAAATTAATGATCAGGCTGAAACTGAGCTGGATCACATGTCTCTGCAAGACCGCTACCGAATCCTTCTAGCAGACATGCGTTCTTGCTCTGCTAGGGCATCTGCTGAAAAGTGTGCTTTGAATGATATGGGAAATTCATCCATGCAAATGGATGCTGAAACAAGTGGGCCAGTTCCCAAAAGTGAGATTGACGAAATGTATGGATCTTTTTTAGCTGTCTATGTCTTTATCCCTGTTACGTTGATTAATTTTCTGTTTTGCAATGTTGGTTACAGAAATCATGAAGGAACAGCCTACAGGGAATGTTCTGTGAATGGCAAGGAAATTCCAGTTGAAGATACTGAAGGTCCAGTAAATGACAAGGCTTTTAATTCTAGTGCTGAGCTCTTATTAAGTCAAACACCGGCTTGTGGAGATGAAAACGTTCAGCTGGCACCGAGAAATTCTGGGACCTATTTGGTTGATGTAAAAACGGAGCCTGCATTGGACGGTTATGCGATTTATCCTTCTGATTCTCCTGTGAAATTTCACCACTCAAACAACGATGGCCTGAAGGTCTCTGGTTCTATTCTGGAATGTGTGCCAAAAGATGCTGAAGACTCACTACCATCTTTAGGAGTAAAAAGTGAACTAAGTGGGTATGAGTTGCCTGGCTTATGTGAGAACAGCTTTATCAGTAGTATGGAGCCTATTGTGAAAAAACTTCACACCAGAACTCTGAACTGCAATGGGGGCCTTGCACCTTGTTCTCGACAAAGGAAAAAGAGGTAAATTGCAATGTACGCAGTATGAGTACTTTTTTTAATGTTCACACAGTTTCATATTTATGCTTATAAAAAATGACATTCACAGGGATTCAAGTGAAAAGGTGCTTGAAGAAGATGGTTACAAAAATGATGAGGGTATTCCTTACCCTTCTaggcaaaagaggaagaagaaaactgcGACGTATGTTACATGGTCTAATTGTTTGGACTGCATGGTCTATTTGTTTGTACGTTAATGCTATCTTTGAAATTATGCTTACAGAAACTATGTGTGCAGGGATTCGATTGAAACAGCTCTTGAAGAAGATGCTCCAGGACTTCTACAGGTACCTTCCCGCTACATACATAATTCTATCTAAAAGCAATAATGTCAGCTTTGTGATTCTTTGTGTGTCCTTTCCTGCCTGTAGATTCTTCTGGACAAAGGAATAGTGGTCAAAGAGATTAAACTTTATGACGTTGTAGAAGACGATGAAATGCTTCCAGATTGCACAGAAAGTGACTTTCAAGACCTTGAAAATGTGATTACAAAAGTAAGCTGTTCTAGAGTGCTACTTAGTATAACACGAACTGATGCTTCTTTTCTTGAAAAGAAAACAGCACTTCAGTAAAACATAGTATATAAAATATTTTTACTTATGATACATAATTTAGCAAAAGGAGGGCGCTTTTTGAACTGCAAAGTCACTTTGCTGAGGGGCGGTAGCAAAAGCCAAATTGCTATACTTACGATTGACTGCTGCAATACCTACTCACCTTACCTTACAGAAGATCATGTGGTTTTCTAATAAATGGCCTGTGAACAAATCCAGAAAAAGAATTGTTGCATGCTATTTCTTTTGTAAAAAGGTTAATTTTCTTATCTTGAATTAATTGTTCTCTGAGTTTAAAAACTCAGTCTCTGAAAAAATGGAAATCATATTAATTATATCCAGCATACATTGATGTTGAAGCTTCCTGTTAGCAAATGCTGTCATTCGCAAATACCAGAAGTACAGAACATTGAGGAGCTGCCAGGTGCCCATCTGAAATTCTTCAGCTTATAGGGAGTGGGACCCTAAACATAAAGCAGTTTGAGAAAGAAGTCTATACCGCTGGCACTGTACGGACATATTGATCTGAAAACATAaatacaacaacaaagcctttcagtCCCAAACAAGTTTTGGAGATCTGAAAACATAAATGTACTGTAGAATTCCACAAATGGACAAGTGATCTCTTGAATATACTGTTTTGAATAGTTCCGCATTTACCATCGTGTACTCTTCATTGAGGTAGATGCTTCCACGAGTTAATTTATGTAATTGGTAAATTAGTAAACGGATACAGCTCTTGTATATGCATTCGTTGCTGCTGCAGTTGTATCTTGGTATGATCTAATGTATGAAAAGTATTTGCTGTGCATTGGTATTGGTAAATTTTTAATGTAATTATGACACTGCTGCTCGTCAATGTGCAGTTGTTTCCACAAAGAACATCCTTGTTGAAGTCCGTAGCCAAGCATGGGAAGGGGGGAAAGGCTATTTACTGCTTAGCTTGCTTAATTTCTCTCATTGAGCAGGTATGAATCCATCTCCCTGGATAATCTGTGCATTTTCCAGTTGATACAAGCTTTTTTAGCTTGATACAGCGCTATCTCTTGTAGTCACGCTATCTTCAGTTCCGTGATTGTCCTGTGGAGTGGGGATGGTGCAGGGATTTGCAATCCTTCATTTTTGTATTTAAAAGCCATAATAGGTGAGTTTTCTTACCTTGTATGCTAGTCAACATGGTGACTTAAGTGTATGGTTATGCAACTGCTTTGTAATTTTGTTACACAGGCTAGTTCTTGAGCGTCCTGAATATGGTTATGCAACCTATTTCTTTGAAATTCTGCAGTCAGTGCCAATAGAATGGCAGATCCGAAGGATGGTTACTGCTATGAAGCTTAGTAGCTGTGGCAGGACCGCTCTTATTGAAAACAGGCCACTATTGGTAAGCTTTTTTGCTCCCTGTTTCTTTCACCGTCTTGTGCAGCAAAACTGGTCGCTGACAGTGTGTGTACAAATGCTTATGTATATCTTCAACCCATGAAAGCA
Proteins encoded:
- the LOC123098213 gene encoding uncharacterized protein isoform X2, coding for MAFDIDSLPPLLGPDSDSDSDSDHLPPAPRRGRPLRPPPAPRVEPSPPAPRRCEATPAPEGTGGAAQQSWPGLPRGVEFNPSDSDLLWHLAAEMGNGLAHRHPFISEFIKSGDEGARFGCTHPRDMPGMRQDGHALYFFHKKVNLDNNENDKDISWQKSAPSRSIILDGGLRGCKETFALYAFKNSPRRTDWELHRYYIKNIMENEGELVLSKVFYKSQKGHCECAAKASLQSAQDNSVTDDDSREEKEDTQLEKLSVNMATESNFVEGNGNNQEQMLVEMYPDQDKPCSLKHVLDTADVNHENQINDQAETELDHMSLQDRYRILLADMRSCSARASAEKCALNDMGNSSMQMDAETSGPVPKSEIDEINHEGTAYRECSVNGKEIPVEDTEGPVNDKAFNSSAELLLSQTPACGDENVQLAPRNSGTYLVDVKTEPALDGYAIYPSDSPVKFHHSNNDGLKVSGSILECVPKDAEDSLPSLGVKSELSGYELPGLCENSFISSMEPIVKKLHTRTLNCNGGLAPCSRQRKKRDSSEKVLEEDGYKNDEGIPYPSRQKRKKKTATDSIETALEEDAPGLLQILLDKGIVVKEIKLYDVVEDDEMLPDCTESDFQDLENVITKLFPQRTSLLKSVAKHGKGGKAIYCLACLISLIEQSRYLQFRDCPVEWGWCRDLQSFIFVFKSHNRLVLERPEYGYATYFFEILQSVPIEWQIRRMVTAMKLSSCGRTALIENRPLLIGEDLSEGEAKVLQEYGWIPNTGLGTLLNYRDRVVHDRWNEKYSTDWRMKIGKLLMNGYSEGELIITHVPLNSEEIKSENP
- the LOC123098213 gene encoding uncharacterized protein isoform X1, which produces MAFDIDSLPPLLGPDSDSDSDSDHLPPAPRRGRPLRPPPAPRVEPSPPAPRRCEATPAPEGTGGAAQQSWPGLPRGVEFNPSDSDLLWHLAAEMGNGLAHRHPFISEFIKSGDEGARFGCTHPRDMPGMRQDGHALYFFHKKVNLDNNENDKDISWQKSAPSRSIILDGGLRGCKETFALYAFKNSPRRTDWELHRYYIKNIMENEGELVLSKVFYKSQKGHCECAAKASLQSAQDNSVTDDDSREEKEDTQLEKLSVNMATESNGNNQEQMLVEMYPDQDKPCSLKHVLDTADVNHENQINDQAETELDHMSLQDRYRILLADMRSCSARASAEKCALNDMGNSSMQMDAETSGPVPKSEIDEMYGSFLAVYVFIPVTLINFLFCNVGYRNHEGTAYRECSVNGKEIPVEDTEGPVNDKAFNSSAELLLSQTPACGDENVQLAPRNSGTYLVDVKTEPALDGYAIYPSDSPVKFHHSNNDGLKVSGSILECVPKDAEDSLPSLGVKSELSGYELPGLCENSFISSMEPIVKKLHTRTLNCNGGLAPCSRQRKKRDSSEKVLEEDGYKNDEGIPYPSRQKRKKKTATDSIETALEEDAPGLLQILLDKGIVVKEIKLYDVVEDDEMLPDCTESDFQDLENVITKLFPQRTSLLKSVAKHGKGGKAIYCLACLISLIEQSRYLQFRDCPVEWGWCRDLQSFIFVFKSHNRLVLERPEYGYATYFFEILQSVPIEWQIRRMVTAMKLSSCGRTALIENRPLLIGEDLSEGEAKVLQEYGWIPNTGLGTLLNYRDRVVHDRWNEKYSTDWRMKIGKLLMNGYSEGELIITHVPLNSEEIKSENP